The following coding sequences are from one Lysinibacillus sp. FSL W8-0992 window:
- the fmt gene encoding methionyl-tRNA formyltransferase, translating to MTSIIFMGTPDFSAPILRMLHKEGYDIKAVVTQPDRPVGRKRVLTPPPVKAAALELGLPVIQPEKLRGSEELQQILELQPDIVITAAFGQILPKELLDAPPLGCINVHASLLPKYRGGAPIHQAIIDGEKETGVTIMYMAEKLDAGDIISQKAIAIEEDDHTGRLFDKLSVVGCDLLKETLPSIINRTNSRTVQDETQVTFASNISREQERIDWTKDATTLYNQVRGLHPWPVAYTTFEEGNFKIWWAQVGQAKHNATPGTVVAIAKDHFEVAAGNGTALALYDIQPAGKKRMTAEDYLRGTGSKLQIGDQFK from the coding sequence ATGACGTCGATTATTTTTATGGGAACACCTGATTTCTCAGCGCCAATTTTGCGTATGCTACACAAAGAAGGCTATGATATTAAAGCAGTTGTTACACAACCAGATCGACCAGTAGGGCGTAAGCGAGTGCTAACACCGCCACCTGTAAAGGCAGCGGCATTGGAATTAGGCTTGCCTGTTATTCAACCTGAAAAGCTACGTGGCTCTGAAGAATTACAGCAAATACTTGAATTACAGCCAGATATCGTCATTACAGCTGCATTTGGACAAATTTTACCGAAAGAATTACTCGATGCGCCACCACTAGGCTGTATTAATGTGCATGCATCACTTTTACCGAAATACCGCGGTGGAGCTCCTATTCACCAAGCAATTATTGATGGTGAAAAAGAGACGGGTGTAACAATTATGTATATGGCGGAAAAGTTAGATGCAGGCGATATTATATCTCAAAAGGCAATAGCTATCGAAGAAGATGACCATACAGGTCGCCTATTTGATAAACTAAGTGTTGTAGGCTGTGACCTATTAAAAGAAACACTTCCTTCTATTATAAATAGAACAAATAGCCGTACTGTACAAGATGAAACACAAGTGACATTTGCGAGCAATATATCTCGTGAACAAGAACGAATTGATTGGACAAAGGATGCAACGACTTTATACAATCAAGTGCGAGGACTTCATCCTTGGCCAGTAGCTTATACTACTTTTGAAGAAGGAAACTTTAAAATTTGGTGGGCGCAAGTAGGACAAGCAAAACATAATGCTACGCCTGGTACAGTCGTAGCAATTGCAAAGGACCATTTTGAAGTTGCGGCTGGAAATGGCACAGCACTTGCATTATATGACATTCAGCCAGCTGGTAAAAAACGTATGACGGCAGAGGATTATTTACGAGGTACAGGTTCAAAATTACAGATCGGGGACCAGTTTAAATGA
- the def gene encoding peptide deformylase: protein MAIKKVIEHPAKILSTPCAEVTEINEDIIALLDDLYDTMVEYDGVGIAAPQIDVGLRVAIVELGEERDILEMINPTVIKTDGAEVDIEGCLSFPGLYGEVERPDYVKIEACDREGRVYELEAGGFEARAILHEIDHLDGILFDSKIKRILTEEELEEMYAEEEE from the coding sequence ATGGCGATTAAAAAAGTGATCGAACATCCAGCAAAAATTTTATCAACACCATGTGCTGAAGTAACAGAAATTAATGAAGATATTATAGCATTACTAGATGATTTATATGACACGATGGTGGAATATGATGGTGTTGGTATTGCAGCACCACAAATAGATGTAGGTTTACGTGTGGCAATTGTCGAGCTTGGCGAGGAAAGAGATATTTTAGAAATGATTAATCCTACTGTTATTAAAACAGACGGTGCAGAAGTGGATATCGAAGGTTGCTTAAGTTTTCCTGGTCTTTATGGAGAAGTTGAACGTCCTGACTATGTAAAAATTGAAGCGTGTGACCGTGAAGGGCGTGTGTATGAGCTTGAGGCGGGAGGCTTTGAAGCGCGAGCAATTTTACATGAAATTGATCATTTAGATGGTATATTATTTGATTCTAAAATTAAACGTATTCTTACAGAAGAAGAGCTAGAAGAAATGTACGCAGAAGAGGAGGAATAA
- the priA gene encoding primosomal protein N', with product MSLYAEIIVDVSTYHVDRTFDYAVPTEWIAVIEKGCRVKVPFGPRNVLGFVVGLKSDTDVPENKIKPIAQILDIEPVFTEEMLLMAKWLKNETICYEIDALQVMLPSALRAKYEKIVKLQVEQDTLPIEVQQIFGKRQKANFKEFERVGLLPLLKQLIADKIVKIENVVKQQGNVKEVRMVKIAEDEQALRNAMLEASRAAKQRSLIEWMSTHLGEIFTPQQIYDETDVSAAVLQAVIDKGAARFIQEEVYRDPFTNEVARTQSLQLTDEQAVALNAIAHSLDTHSASTFLLQGVTGSGKTEVYLQAIQKVLHEGKEAIMLVPEISLTPQMTERFRSRFGEMVAVMHSGLSVGEKYDEWRKIQQGKVRVVVGARSAIFAPFTNLGLIILDEEHESTYKQEDSPRYHARDVAIWRSQYYQCPVILGSATPALESFARAKKGVYTLLTLKQRALHQAMPTVFVADMREELQKGNRSMFSELLIEGIRTRLERQEQMVLFLNRRGYSSFVLCRDCGTVVQCPNCDISLTYHRTTEKLKCHYCGYEEHVPQICPQCQSEHIRYFGTGTQKVEEEIYKLFPEARVLRMDVDTTKHKGAHEEILQAFGEGQADILLGTQMIAKGLDFPNITLVGVLSADTSLHLPDYRAAERTFQLLTQVSGRAGRHDKPGEVVIQTYTPEHYAIELAKVQDYEPFYEREMFLRRRSGYPPYYFVALIQVSHEDVMMAAEYAGRAADWLRGNLSNQVSIIGPTVASISRLQNRYRYQCLIKYKIEPNLIPVLQRLLAMYRAEWIKQGILMTVDLDPSTI from the coding sequence ATGAGTTTATATGCTGAGATTATAGTGGATGTTTCGACATACCATGTAGATCGCACATTTGACTATGCTGTTCCTACAGAATGGATAGCTGTTATAGAAAAAGGTTGTCGTGTGAAAGTACCTTTTGGACCAAGAAATGTACTAGGATTTGTTGTAGGTTTAAAAAGTGACACAGATGTCCCTGAAAACAAAATAAAGCCAATTGCACAAATTTTAGATATAGAGCCCGTTTTCACAGAAGAAATGCTGTTGATGGCAAAGTGGTTAAAAAACGAAACGATTTGTTATGAAATTGATGCTTTGCAAGTAATGCTACCTTCAGCACTTCGGGCAAAGTATGAAAAGATTGTTAAATTACAAGTTGAGCAAGATACATTGCCGATAGAAGTTCAGCAGATTTTTGGAAAACGTCAAAAGGCAAACTTTAAGGAATTTGAACGTGTAGGCTTATTGCCGTTATTAAAACAACTGATTGCAGATAAAATTGTAAAGATAGAAAATGTTGTGAAGCAACAAGGGAATGTTAAAGAAGTACGTATGGTCAAAATAGCAGAAGACGAACAAGCGCTAAGAAATGCAATGTTAGAGGCATCGAGAGCTGCGAAACAACGATCTTTAATTGAATGGATGTCTACGCATCTAGGAGAAATATTTACGCCTCAGCAAATATATGATGAAACAGATGTATCTGCTGCAGTATTACAAGCGGTCATTGACAAAGGAGCTGCGCGTTTTATACAGGAAGAAGTTTATCGAGATCCTTTTACAAACGAAGTTGCGCGTACCCAATCTTTACAATTAACGGACGAGCAGGCTGTTGCATTAAACGCCATTGCACACTCACTTGATACACATTCCGCTTCAACCTTTTTATTGCAAGGTGTAACAGGTAGTGGTAAAACAGAAGTCTACTTACAGGCGATTCAAAAGGTTTTACATGAGGGCAAGGAAGCGATTATGCTAGTACCTGAAATTTCCTTAACACCGCAAATGACAGAACGTTTCCGTAGTCGCTTTGGTGAAATGGTTGCGGTCATGCATAGTGGGTTATCCGTAGGTGAGAAGTATGATGAATGGCGGAAAATTCAACAAGGCAAAGTAAGGGTAGTAGTTGGTGCGCGATCAGCAATTTTCGCACCTTTTACAAATTTAGGGCTCATTATTTTAGATGAGGAACATGAATCTACTTACAAGCAGGAGGATTCCCCACGCTATCATGCGAGAGATGTGGCAATTTGGCGTAGCCAATATTATCAATGTCCTGTCATTTTAGGTAGTGCGACACCTGCCCTTGAGTCGTTTGCTCGTGCAAAAAAAGGTGTCTATACACTACTTACTTTAAAACAACGTGCACTGCATCAGGCGATGCCAACTGTATTTGTTGCAGATATGCGCGAGGAACTGCAAAAAGGAAATCGCTCTATGTTTTCTGAACTGCTCATTGAAGGGATACGTACTCGACTCGAACGACAAGAACAGATGGTGCTATTTTTAAATCGAAGAGGGTATTCGTCATTTGTGCTATGTCGTGATTGTGGTACTGTCGTACAATGTCCGAACTGCGATATTTCGCTAACTTATCACCGCACAACTGAAAAACTGAAGTGTCATTACTGCGGTTATGAAGAACATGTACCACAAATTTGTCCGCAATGTCAAAGTGAGCATATACGGTATTTTGGGACAGGAACGCAAAAAGTGGAAGAAGAAATTTATAAGCTGTTCCCAGAGGCTAGGGTACTAAGAATGGATGTTGACACAACAAAGCACAAGGGGGCGCATGAAGAGATTTTGCAAGCATTTGGTGAGGGGCAAGCCGATATTTTACTCGGTACGCAAATGATTGCAAAGGGACTTGATTTTCCTAATATTACACTTGTTGGTGTGCTTAGTGCCGATACATCATTGCATCTACCAGATTACCGTGCAGCGGAACGGACTTTCCAGTTACTCACACAGGTAAGTGGTAGGGCAGGACGACATGATAAACCAGGTGAGGTCGTCATTCAAACTTATACTCCTGAGCATTATGCAATTGAATTAGCTAAAGTACAAGATTACGAGCCATTTTATGAACGAGAAATGTTTTTACGCCGTCGTTCAGGCTATCCACCTTACTATTTCGTTGCGCTTATACAAGTATCTCATGAAGATGTCATGATGGCAGCGGAGTATGCCGGGCGAGCCGCGGATTGGCTTCGGGGAAATTTATCAAATCAAGTGTCTATTATAGGCCCAACAGTTGCAAGTATTAGCCGTCTCCAAAATAGATATCGCTATCAATGTTTGATAAAATATAAAATTGAACCAAATCTGATACCTGTATTGCAACGATTACTTGCAATGTATCGAGCAGAATGGATAAAACAGGGCATATTAATGACGGTAGATTTAGACCCGTCTACTATATAG